In one window of Cydia pomonella isolate Wapato2018A chromosome 16, ilCydPomo1, whole genome shotgun sequence DNA:
- the LOC133526276 gene encoding uncharacterized protein LOC133526276 — translation MADLETTLENNKADNVHKIEEISIILETKVKLIEEKDKELDCKASTINQLMSDLKNGTDARIKLENNIEKMKKGMETDKNIAKEKENTLTKKIEQMENAAKEREIELSKQMSIILETRKEKDRLQERLKTMQNTIDNIEKEVTGRSASQSTRRPAELDDNAGIIKSAPEIKKVGIPATKKIQKSSGYTAKEQSKKLESTLYNFFSDSDMENELMADPAQINRHFDAMTRGERVSPLIFKRRGAFDEEISLSQLKEAKNKRSIFKNKQLDNKAKKLKPNE, via the exons ATGGCCGACTTGGAAACTACCCTAGAGAACAATAA AGCCGATAACGTTCACAAAATCGAAGAGattagtatcatattggaaactaAAGTAAAACTTATTGAAGAGAAAGACAAAGAGCTGGATTGTAAAGCATCTACCATCAACCAACTCATGTCTGATCTTAAGAATGGTACCGATGCTCgaattaaattagaaaataatatagagaAAATGAAGAAGGGTATGGAAACtgataagaatattgcaaaagAGAAGGAAAATACTTTGACGAAGAAAATAGAACAAATGGAGAATGCTGCTAAA GAAAGAGAAATTGAGCTATCTAAACAAATGTCCATAATTTTGGAGACCCGTAAGGAAAAG GATCGACTGCAAGAAAGGTTGAAAACCATGCAGAACACAATAGATAATATCGAAAAAGAAGTAACAGGGCGCTCTGCCTCGCAGTCGACGCGCCGGCCCGCTGAATTAGATGATAATGCAGGAATAATAAAGTCAGCACCAGAAATTAAG AAAGTTGGCATCCCTGCAACGAAGAAAATCCAGAAGTCATCTGGGTACACAGCGAAAGAACAATCCAAGAAACTGGAAAGCACactctataatttttttagcGACAGCGACATGGAAAACGAGCTAATGGCTGAC CCAGCGCAAATAAATCGTCATTTTGATGCAATGACACGTGGCGAAAGGGTCTCACCTTTGATCTTTAAACGGCGTGGAGCTTTTGAT GAAGAAATATCTCTGTCTCAATTGAAAGAAGCAAAGAACAAACGCTCCATATTCAAAAACAAGCAACTGGACAACAAAGCCAAGAAGTTAAAGCCTAACGAATAA
- the LOC133526277 gene encoding centrosomal protein of 63 kDa-like yields the protein MNIADIEKIGNRKRINAEAEKLREKVNKETANIIKLKVAQDTAYWDLKEKLHQLENNHERLQQNMVEVQMQHEVISGQYQDELRLRPETLNKLSSTREICDVLEEYSERLKASVSRCKNDQAMLAEAYNKSGQLVREIKDKQTQYEEKNLQIINNLQEKVKLLADHKEQMSQVFTSSKQQLDSELSDARTKLATALSQKDELFVALNDLSRKLDHTKRELEKKDDNIASLQSDMKKCILECNNHITDMKNANSQQEQVLKECTAANESLKKALQNQEQFTQSICDQNNKLQEKISSLEEEQILSIEKIKDLELKLEANIILLFKIYVNFMLTKTYL from the exons ATGAATATCGccgatattgaaaaaattggtaaTCGAAAACGGATTAACGCTGAAGCAGAAAAGTTACGCGAGAAAGTTAACAAGGAGACTGCTAATATCATCAAACTTAAG GTTGCCCAAGATACAGCATACTGGGATTTGAAAGAAAAACTTCATCAACTCGAAAACAACCATGAGCGCCTGCAGCAGAACATGGTTGAGGTGCAAATGCAGCACGAAGTTATTTCGGGTCAATACCAAGACGAGCTAAGATTGCGGCCTGAAACATTAAACAA GTTGAGCAGTACTCGTGAGATCTGTGATGTTCTAGAAGAGTACAGTGAGCGGCTTAAAGCAAGCGTGTCCCGTTGTAAGAATGACCAAGCAATGCTGGCTGAAGCATACAACAAATCCGGTCAGCTTGTTAGAGAAATTAAAGACAAGCAAACCCAGTATGAAGAGAAGAACTTGCAGATTATCAATAATTTACAAGAAAAAG taaAACTTCTTGCTGACCACAAGGAGCAAATGTCCCAAGTATTTACTTCATCGAAACAGCAACTAGATTCAGAGTTGAGTGACGCTCGAACTAAACTTGCCACAGCTCTTAGCCAAAAAGATGAGCTGTTCGTAGCTTTGAATGACTTGAGCAGAAAGCTGGATCATACTAAACGGGAACTGGAGAAG AAAGATGATAATATCGCTAGCTTGCAATCAGATATGAAAAAATGCATTCTTGAATGCAATAATCACATCACGGACATGAAGAATGCTAACTCTCAACAAGAACAAGT tcTGAAAGAATGTACAGCAGCCAATGAATCTCTAAAGAAAGCGCTCCAGAACCAGGAACAATTCACTCAGTCGATTTGTGATCAGAATAATAAGCTACAAGAGAAAATTTCGTCTTTAGAAGAGGAACAAATACTCAGCattgaaaaaattaaagatTTGGAACTGAAACTAGaggcaaatataattttgttatttaaaatatatgtaaacttTATGTTAACGAAGACCTACCTGTAA